The following is a genomic window from Falco peregrinus isolate bFalPer1 chromosome Z, bFalPer1.pri, whole genome shotgun sequence.
GAGCCTGGGTTTTCTTCATCAGATTTTTCTCATAttcttaaaattgtttttgtaTTCAGTTTCATTTGAGTATGTTTTTGATTTGTCCAAACAGCAGATGGCTATCATAAAGAGTCTGTATTTAACTTGGCACTTTCCATTCCACATTCTTTACTATTCATAGCACAGCAGTCATACTCATCTCTAGTACACATAAAAGGAGGCAGTTTGACTTGCAGCTGCAGATCTCCTCAAATTTGAGTATTTACAAACTCACTTACAggtctattttttttaaatgttgagaAGACCAGATACTAGATATAgtgggtggatttttttttttcatccctaCCATTTTCATGAAATGAGAGGCACTCATTGAGAAATGAAACCTGTGTCTGTAGTAAGGAACCCGGGCACTTAAAATTAGGTTCATGTAGAGCCCATGCTCATATAGGGAGAGTAGGACTGTACATGGGCAGAAAAATTTGCTCTTAAAAACACACTTGTGGCATCTCAGCCTAAAATGCCAAGCAACATGAAGAATATAATATTCATCTCATTGAAAAACAAGACTACCTAAAATGCGTAAGAATAAAGGCATCCATGCTAGagtaatgcatttttattaccaGGTCTTCACAAGGAAGAATTTGTTCCTTTTGGGTATTtgaaagcaatatattttttcttcagttgctaATAGATAGCAGAATATGTTAAACAAGACCAATTTTCTAAATGtctttgaatgttttatttcagattaatttgtCTTCGACAGGAAGTATCATTTACTATGTTTTCAAGCAGATAGAGTCAGTGattactcctttttcttttagtctCAAACATGCAACACACTTCTAAGTAATCTTCCACATTTGGgtgtttgtttctggttttggtttggtttttttttttgtatacaAGCTTGAATGGTGgaaagaaggtttttttcttgatggtATCCTTCAGTTTGTGTGCTTTTCCAGAGCCTAAGGGAGAAGAATTTAATCtcaaaaattagaaaacagatttttttagtaTGTATGTTAAATTTCCATAAGACTTAAAACCTGCCTATTGCTTCTTTGATGATTATCATTATGTATAACAAATGCATATTCCTTAGAAATATAACTACTCCTACTGAACTcacaaatgtgttttattttcaatatcaaatagatttttttttttctcttgctgtgaCTAGCCTAAGTTTTCTACTGTCCAAAAAGCCTGGCTTTCCAACACATATGTAGCTGCAGGCAAGCAGTCTAACATTTCATATCAAACAATAAACACAGCATACTgaataataaatacagattttcctTTACTGTAATATAAATACAGCTACATGCTTACTACACTCTACAGTGTTGCTTTAATGATAATATTTTGTTAtattaagaattattttatctCACCAATAAACTATGGACAAGGTTCTAATTCTCTCCCACCGAGTTCTTCATTTCAACAACCAAAATGCCATCGTGGCAGAAAAGCGCAGACAAGTCTTTGTTCTCCACTCCATCGGGTAATTTGTATTGTCTGGTAAAGCTTCTGGATATGAAACCGTGTTCGTCCATCCTGGGTCCATGCTGGGCTTTGATCAGGAGCCAGCCTTCAAAAGTCTGAATAATGATATCTTCAGGTCGAAACTGCACAACGTCCAGCAAGACCCGAAAGCGTGCGTTTTCCTCCTCCGGGACACTATTCCTGGCTCCATCTGTACTTTCAGTGACACACCTTCTGCTGCTCAGTGCAGCTGTAGAAGGGCCCGGCAAAGCATATAAAGAGTGGTCCAGCCTGTGCGCTTCCAGCTCTTGGGCAGCAAACTGCTCTTGGTAGCGTACGGGGGTTTCCACCCAGTGCCTTATAACAGCTTCTGCCATGGCCAAGGCAGAACGATAAGCGGCTGCTCCTGTGGCTTTGGGGAAACTGCAGAGTCAGAGCAAACTCTTCCCAGTCATATGCCTTACCCACAGGCTAGTTTGTCGGCTGATGTTGCCGTTTGCTTTTAGCACAGGCAGAGCTTAACATTTAATAGGGTGTGCTGTGCTCCACTGCCAGGAGACTTGTTTCATCTTTTCTCCACTAACAATAGAGCACTATTTATAGTGCTGGGGTCTTGAGTGGCTTCAACACATGCACATCTTTCATGTGTAACCAGCAAAAGCACAATTTTAATGCACCTCTGATCACTGCAATATTGTGCTGCATGTCATTATGAATAATGAGCAAAGAGATTCATTGATTTAAATGGAAGGTTAATGATTCTGTTTTTCCAAGGGGTATGCGGCAATAGATATAAACTCTGTATTTCTTCTAACTGAAATACTGAGGGAAGAGATTTAAATAGCTTGACGGTAGGAAGGGAGCAGATTTCATGTTAGGTGAACTGTGAAATTATTGAGCATATTGGACTTCATTGCGGAAGTTGTGCACATGTGCAAAACAGCCACGGTTAACCCTGTTGTTTGTGGTAGGAGGGAACTGTAACAACCCCTGCCCAAAGAGGAGGTTTGAAGGGCTATGTCTGCAGTCTGAGTGACCTACAAACACAGCACAGCCTTCTCCAGTGTGCTAGGGGGTCAGACTCAGACCGCAGGGAGAATTACAATGAAAGCTCATGTGTCACAGCTTCCAGGAGACAGCAGACTGATTTTACCCCATCAGAATACTAAAAACAACTCGAAATCCTTTATGCTATCACATTGTACCAGCAGCCTTCATCTTCCGGGGCTTAAGAGCTTTAATCTATGATCCCATCTACTGCATGTGTCTGGGGAGCAGGACTGATGACCTCAAAGGCTCTCTGTGGTGTCATCTTCTTGCCACTCTGTGATCTCAAGGCAAATAATGCCTACAAGTGTTACTAGTTTGGTTAACAAGACCtaagaggaaagaggagaaaaaagggaaaagcattaCCAAATTGTAGTTTGTTTGCTAGAAAATCCCCCTAGCTGGGCTTGGCAATGTAAAGCAGAACGCACAATGGCAACTGATAGTGAAAACTGCTTATTTCCCTGAGTTGCACTGATGCTAGAAGTAGTCTAACAAGattcttttattccttcttgCTTGGCTATTTTCATTCAAAGCTCTGTCTCTCTTTCGTTTTTACATCTCCCATTACCATGAAAATGGCAAGTCAGTTTATACTGTATCTTCGTTTGCTAATGGACTCATGAAGGAAGAGGCAGCTGAATTTCGATAGCTGTCAGAAATGAACCTCTGTATTAAGTTGATAGCAGAGCAGGATTACCAGACATAGCTATAATTAAAGTTCTAAGgttgctattttattttaagctcaTGAAGGCTGCATCATAAGGTAAGGAAATTTTCAAAGGCAGATCAAAGTTCAAGATAACTTACATCAATGGCCAACCATTTAATGTATTGTGGGAAAGGAGAGTTGAGCTACTTTATTTAACTATTGGCTCTTCCGTCAAACTGTCCTCCagtaagcatttaaaaatgcaattccAAATGTATGGCTTGCTAAAATAGTgataaaaataatctggaaCATTGCCAGTTATCTGttcagcagctgttttctgttttgctagcCAATAATTCACTTGATGAGAAAACTTTAACCCTGAAGTGAAGCAGTATGTCTGGTAGGTTGTGAAATTGTGCTTTTAGAGACTGCTGAAAGTTATTGCTGTCCCTACTGAATTCTGTGGTGACAGTCTGACTTATTTTACTtcaattttgcatttcattaataAATGTTCTGCACAGGAATAtggcattatttttaaatttattttattttaattattcccatcttctctggaaaaaagtaaacttGCCTATGCTTAcactttaaaggaaaacagaaattaccaCCTCAGTGCAGCTCACTGTGGGAAAACATTGTCTATTCCTAGAAACTGTTGCATTAGTCTTTCAAATGTTAATTCATGTTGTTCATGTTAAGTATACTTGGAACTGTCTGTCTGGTCCAATTAGCACAAAAGATGCTTTGAATATGTCATGGATGGAAACATGCACTTCACCTTCAAGAAAACAGCAACGATGCATTTATTCATATAATACAGTGAGTTAACAAAGTTCAATGTTAATGcaacagtggtttaacaagattcAACGGCAAGGTACACTTGAGTATTTACTGCgcagaggacagggtcagacaaaactgtcagggagaccctcccaCTGAGTGATGAGGTTCAGAGAGGACCCCCTTGCGTTCTAAACTGCTGCTCAGGGGGGAGTTTAGGTGCGGCCAGATCCAGACTTAGTCAACAGTTTAAATCTAAAGAATTATATATGCGCAATCTAAGATTTCGAAGTTTAGCGTGCCATTAGCCACTTACCAAGAATCTGTTGCGGCAAGGAATCTCGCAGCCCCGaggagtaaccttgagaggCATCCCTGTTCAAGGGGAGATACTGGCGCGCAGTCCCCTACCATCAGAAGAGATCAGTGGGTCTCGGGCTGTCCAGTAGCTATGGAGTGAGATGATTGACTTATTTGCATACCGACTGCAGAGGTTAGTTTCTTACAAACTTGGCTTGAGTCAGAGCTTGACCAGCACTGTTAGGTGGGCGCGCTGTTCAAATGAACCCTTGGCTGTCGTGTTGTTATCTGTCTCACCCAAATCCACTTTGAGTCGGATGCAGCCGTCACGACCAGACAAATCCACTACGACCAGCACTGGTGGTCATCACTTGAGCAGGGTTATGGGAAATAAAGGTCAGCTGGGGGGGAgtggtgggcagggggagcacaCCACCATAGATACCCTTTAAATGTATGTCATATACAAAGCTCTACAAAAGTTTATAGGATTCCTTTCTACTCTGTAGGACAAGGAATCAGAAAGATGTTGGTAATGAAGCTGTGTAgttctttctgctctgctaTCCTGCTCCTCAGTCCCAGTtctgtcttctttctgtttGCCACCTAAGGGCTCAGGAATTAGCACTGTCTTTCTAACCTCCTTATTGCTAATATGGATAATTTTTCAACAGTAGAAGGAAAACACCCTTGAAATGCAAACATCCCAACaatttagaatatattttgaGGCTTTCAAATTTAAATATGGATGCAGTGCTGCAATACTGAGGAACttttggtgctgctgctgctatacTCCTCACACACCTATAGCATACTTTAGTTGAGCAATGCATTTTAATAACAGTTGATTATTGGGGTCATTTTAAACCTTCAGAGAAGATCCCACAGAGGCAGGATTGATGTCCTTAATTGCCATCTTAGCATCTtggtctttcttttccagtttttctgtgcatgtgaaGGCCTCACACCCTGCTGTGCAGCAGGTGGGAAATCACTGTCCGGTGTGGGAAGAGTTGTggagctgtgctttgcaaagctgaagCGAGGCAGTCAGTTACCACGGCCTTGCACTTGTCAGCCCACGCTCTGTCTTGCGTATCGCACGGATTTGTGGCCTCAGTATCTGttgcagatttttaaaggaaagagatgGGAGCCACTGGCAGTCTGGCTGGGAGAGCGAGGGTGCCCGTCTCTGTGGGTCACACCGCCATCTAGTGGTGAAATTGAAAATAGCTGCGAGAAGGAGACCCgaggcagcctgctgcaggctcGTACCAGGCGGCACTACCGACCTGAGATACTTGTACACAAAGACaaactgaaggaagaaacaCACAAGATTTTCACTTACATCAGGCTACTTTCAAGCTAATATcttctttctcagtttttttGGAGGAGGGGAATAAATATTTGATTCATCTCGAACTCATGGAGAATATAGAAAGCAGACACCCTGCTGAAGCTGTGCTGTAGATTGCAAAAACCTAAGGTGCACAGGCTCATGAGAATAACACATTTTTGATGCACAtcttaaagaaatacagatgcaTCCTGCTTGACAGAACTTTAAAGTAATAGACTGCCTTGTTGCAATTCTCTGCATGCTTGATTCCCCAAAGAGAATTGTGCATTTCAACTACCATCGCAACTTGGTAAGtgctgaaaggggaaaaaaatgaaaatgccagCAGGATGAAGAGAACAAGAACCCTTCTAGTGAAACCTAACAGGCTAAATTCAAATGAGAGCCATGTAACTATCTGAAAATGAATTTAGGCAGAGCA
Proteins encoded in this region:
- the HSPB3 gene encoding heat shock protein beta-3 gives rise to the protein MAEAVIRHWVETPVRYQEQFAAQELEAHRLDHSLYALPGPSTAALSSRRCVTESTDGARNSVPEEENARFRVLLDVVQFRPEDIIIQTFEGWLLIKAQHGPRMDEHGFISRSFTRQYKLPDGVENKDLSALFCHDGILVVEMKNSVGEN